A single region of the Mercenaria mercenaria strain notata chromosome 6, MADL_Memer_1, whole genome shotgun sequence genome encodes:
- the LOC123550662 gene encoding tigger transposable element-derived protein 6-like, whose product MEGQFENPLVIGKTAVPRCFRNINVKSLPVTWRFNKKAWMTSALFTEWVKDLNSKMKRAGRNVLLLLDNAPSHPVDLNLSNVKLLFLPANTTAKLQPLDQGIIQDMKQFYRKRLLRSVLAKIDDESVVSAESVSKSLNVLDAVQWVNSSIKDVKADTVTKCFRKAGFKESLFASDSVVVDDDDDDDDEDDNVPIQELVELMRVANKKISLGDTMTVKEYLDVDSNIPNGEDLSENWESDLLQTHKNTESEPVDSDSDDECSGVAPTPEPICDLKTHQDALKCIDQLKVYCMNKDLGSVSAMFSRAGEELEKLSVDALCSTLFL is encoded by the coding sequence ATGGAAGGTCAGTTCGAAAACCCACTCGTCATAGGAAAGACAGCAGTGCCTCGGTGTTTTCGGAACATTAATGTTAAGAGCCTCCCAGTGACTTGGCGTTTTAACAAGAAGGCGTGGATGACTAGTGCTTTGTTCACCGAGTGGGTCAAGGACTTAAATTCTAAAATGAAAAGAGCAGGTCGTAATGTGCTTCTCCTACTGGATAATGCTCCGTCTCACCCAGTTGACTTGAACTTATCAAATGTTAAGTTGTTGTTTCTACCAGCTAACACCACCGCGAAGTTACAGCCTCTGGACCAAGGGATTATTCAGGACATGAAACAGTTCTACAGAAAACGTTTGTTGAGATCAGTTCTCGCGAAAATCGATGACGAGAGTGTTGTAAGTGCTGAATCCGTGTCTAAGAGTTTGAACGTGTTGGACGCTGTGCAGTGGGTAAATTCTTCTATAAAGGACGTTAAGGCCGACACAGTGACGAAGTGCTTTAGGAAGGCCGGGTTCAAAGAATCCTTGTTCGCGAGTGACAGTGTTGtggttgatgatgatgatgatgatgatgatgaggatgataATGTGCCGATACAAGAACTCGTGGAACTGATGCGTGTAGCTAACAAAAAGATCTCTTTAGGTGATACAATGACCGTGAAGGAATATCTTGATGTGGACAGTAACATCCCCAATGGTGAGGATTTAAGTGAGAACTGGGAAAGTGACTTGTTACAAACTCACAAGAATACTGAGTCTGAGCCTGTCGATAGTGATAGTGATGATGAATGTAGTGGAGTAGCGCCCACGCCAGAACCAATATGTGACCTAAAAACTCACCAGGATGCTTTAAAGTGTATTGAccagttgaaagtttattgtATGAATAAAGACTTGGGTTCAGTTTCCGCCATGTTCAGTCGTGCTGGAGAGGAACTTGAAAAGTTGTCAGTTGATGCTTTGTGTTCAACACTCTTTCTTTAA
- the LOC128558016 gene encoding tigger transposable element-derived protein 6-like produces the protein MEGYENNAGGDKKRLCTRSPVDQVNSLMWDWFQKARSNGFPVSGPMLREKALQFTRELNVPEADFKASTGWLNRFRQRHNISFMSVCGESASVSQETVDSWCERIPELVRGNKPRDIYNMDETGLFFRALSDKSLSVSGDECKG, from the coding sequence ATGGAGGGTTATGAAAACAACGCCGGCGGGGACAAAAAACGTCTATGTACCCGATCACCTGTAGATCAAGTCAACTCGCTGATGTGGGATTGGTTCCAAAAGGCGCGATCAAATGGATTTCCAGTTTCTGGCCCTATGTTACGAGAGAAAGCTCTACAGTTCACCCGTGAATTGAATGTACCAGAGGCCGATTTTAAAGCGTCCACCGGTTGGCTCAACAGGTTTCGTCAACGTCACAACATAAGTTTCATGTCGGTTTGTGGGGAAAGTGCGAGCGTATCTCAAGAGACTGTTGACAGTTGGTGCGAACGTATTCCAGAGTTAGTGAGGGGAAATAAACCGCGCGACATCTACAATATGGACGAGACGGGATTGTTCTTCAGAGCCTTATCAGATAAATCATTAAGTGTTAGTGGTGATGAATGTAAGGGGTGA